CATCCTGGAGGGactaaggctactttttgccttggaaaataagagttcccaAGGTTCCACAGGGTTTTCTAAAAGCCTAAGCGATGAAGTAGGTTACGGGCATTACAGATCATCTGCTTGGTAGAGAGAGCTTTCATGTCGAGGTCGAGGTTGGACTGAACTCTGAAGTTACTTTTCCCCGGAAAATCAGTTCCCATGGATTTAGATGGCTAGCAGCTAGCACCCAGAGCTGGAAAGCCAGTTAAAAAAAGTCAACTGTCAATCTGATGTCTAACTCGCAGTGTTTCtaccttttatttctggtcggtggtgtTTCTAGGGATTTCAGGGATTTCGCTCTGTTTTAGGATGaaactattaatattaattattacatttatattgacaggaatttagttagatgaataaaataaaataaattagaaaaatctcaaaaaataaatttacctacctagttactcaaaaataaaataaaagtgagCGGAGCGAGGAGGAGGACAATATCATCCAAGGGTGTACTTTTAGGCTTTTTGGCATCCTCCGAAGTCCGAAATCAAATCTGTTATCTAGTTATCACTCTACGAGTAAAGCCGTGCGCGGTGCGGTCAAGCGCGAGCGGTCAGTAATTTTTTAATGGTAATTCCTACAGAAATTAGGGTAAAACTAAACTGGTAAGTGGGAACACTGAAGCTCATGAAAACAGAAAAATGTTGTGGGAAAATTGTTTtgataatattgttttgtaCGGATTTGTGAAATTATccattaaataatagtattatcCAATGAAATAAATACTATATCCCAATGTTGTGATTTTGAGATCGAACATGGCCACTAAAAGAGACGAGCTAAAGGTATATTGGAATAAAATTAACTATGCTTATCCCATTCTCAATGATGCGCTTTTTACCGACTGTTCGGACGCCGAATATGAAGAAATACAGCAAATAATTGTCGGTCTGGGTGTCCAGATAAAGATTCGGGATCTCATTTTAGTCCACACCGAGAAATATATGCGTCAACATGTTGCTCCAACGTTTTGGTCGAAGTTTACAAAAACTGATGAAGAAGTCAAAGGATTTCAACTTTTCAAGACTGCGGTCAACGACCTATACGAAGCCATGTCAAGCTTCAAACCCATGATGACCAGACTCACAATTTTAAATAAGAGCTGCTGTGATAACAAACCAATGTATGGGGAACGAGATGTCATGTCTGGTTTCAAACAACTTCTCCGTGCCACTCTGCTATCACAACTGCCACTCGATTTCCAAGTTATAATCAATCATTTTTATAAAGTATCGTTCAACGTGTTTGACAATGCAGAATATCAAAACTCTGATATGGGTGAGGATGTGATGTGTTCAGGCTGTTGGAACGAGTATTCAGATTGCAACTGTGCCTATATTGTGAAAGTATTTCATAGCACAAATAGTAAGCTTGTGGAACTCACGCTTCTTGAACGACTGACCGGACAAGTGTTAACTAACTTTATACAGCAAAGAATCGAACTTCACATCCTGAAACTTTGCACCGGCACATTTGATGTTTCCCACATAGGTTTTCTGGAGAACTGGTTAGACACAACAATTATGTCGTGGCTGACACGAATCTACTGCGCTGGATCCTCAAAAGCACCTAGTGTAGATAAAAATATTCTACAGGCTGTTGCCAAATTCAAACAGAAGCTAAGTTACTACTTGTACCACAACTACACAAAATTACGAATCGACCAGTTGTTCAACATAATAATAGAGTATCCAGATTCTCAACCAGCGGTTGATGATATAAAATTATGCTTGGATAAGACAGACCTGCGTGCTACACTGTGTAAGAAGTTACAGAATGCATTGGAGACGAGACTGCTGCATCCCGGTGTGAACACACCTGACATTTTGACAGCTTACATTTCTGCAATAAGAGCGTTAAGACACCTTGATCCTTCAGGAGTCATTCTAGAGACAGTGACAAAGCCTGTTCGTAATTATTTGAGGAACAGGGAGGATACAGTGAGGAGTGTTGTTAGCAGCTTAACAGAGGAGGGTGCGGGGAGTGAACTGGCCGAAGAATTAGCTAAATTTGCTGCAGAAACTGATGATGACCATGAAAAGGAAGAAGATTGGGATAATTGGGTACCAGATCCTAAAGACGCAGATCCCAAGGTCAACGGTACTGACAGAAAAGCAAATGACATCATATCCATGCTCGTAAATGTTTACGGAAGCAAGGAATTATTTGTAAATGAATACAGAACACTGCTAGCTGACAGACTTCTAGCCCAAAGTGTAATCAATACAGAAAAGGAAATAAGATACTTGGAGTTATTGAAATTGAGATTTGGAGAGTCCCAGTTACATTTCTGTGAGGTAATGTTGAAGGATGTTTCTGATTCAAAGAGAATTAATGCACTAATACAACAAGATTCAAACTTTGAATCATTGAACAACAAGTTTGCTTCTAATGCAATGATTCTATCTGCACAATTTTGGCCACCGTTTAAAGACGAGAGCTTAGAGTTACCAGACgaaattaaacaacattttgATGCATACACAAAGTCCTACGAGGCACTTAAAGGTAACAGAACTTTGAACTGGAAGCCACATTTGGGTAATGTGAACATAGAAATTGAGATTGGAGAGAAAAAGCTAGACTTAACTGTGTCACCATTCAACGCAACATTGATAATGCATTTTCAAACCAAACCAGAATGGTCGCTAGAAGAGCTACATCAGATTATGAAAGTGCCTATAACTATTTTGCGAAGGAAAATTACTTATTGGCAATCTTTGGGGATTATTTCTGAGAAAAGTACAGACAATTATGTTTTAATAGAAGGTAGCGATGGGAACAAGTCCAGTTGTGCGACAAACCAAGTCCAAGATATGATATGTGAAGATGAAGAAAGCGAGAGTGTCATGGCCTCCGCACATGATCAAAGAGAAGGGGAATTACAAGTTTTCTGGTCGTACATTGTAGGGATGTTAACCAATTTGGATTCTTTACCTTTGGAGCGCATCCATCAGATGCTGAAGATGTTTGCTTCTCAAGCTCCAGGAACTGAATGCAGCCTTCAGGAGTTGCGACAGTTTTTAGACACTAAAGTACGCACACATCAGCTTGTCTTACAAGCTGGCATGTATAAATTACCTAAGACTTAATAAATGTATAAAGTAGTATTACAGAGTTTTGCTGTTTGTGATAGTCTGtttttgcctcctcatttctaattcaaacTGCGATGAGTTGGAACGCTCTTACAGCATCAGTTTCCAATTATAACAACATGGGTATTATCAAGtcaataggcatcttttaggcaagcgcgctgcatcttaggctgcatcacttgccaccaggtctgatagcagccaagcactagtccataaataataataaaagacttagtggttaggatgtcggGCTTCTATTCGATCCCAGGCTCGCACGtctaatttttcagagttatgtgcgttttaagcaattataaaTATCATGTGTTTAGcgggaaggaaaacattgtaaggaaacctgcgtagcccagcatggtggactgtggcctaagcccttctcattctgagaggagacacgtgttcagtagtaggccggcgcGCGATGGGTTGAAATGAGATGATCCATCTAAGAAATTTTCGAGGCAGTAAATAGGTTGTAGAAAAGAAAAcgaattttaagttttatggaACTTTATTTTGCatggtttatataaaaaatttggTTACACTGATGTCTGTGGATTAATAATATCTGGGAAATTTATTGTTAACATAAACAATTCTTAAGCTTTACTTATATACTTACACTGTAgaagaaaataaatacataataataaattaattattacccCATAATACCACGCCAATGCTATAAAAcattattaacattttaataCATAATCTTGTCAGTCTTAACATCTATTAAATACTGTTAAAATAGggaatacatacctactataacaaataattaaaataaaattaaaaatacctgtGCCGTGTTGGAGACCCCAAAGTTGCGAACCGATTTAAATATGGTCCTGAGCTTCGGTGCCACAAACAAAAATAGCTCTAGGTGTTCTTTTttgatccatacttaatattataaatgcgaaagtgtgtcagtctgtctgtctgctagcttttcacggctcaaccgttcaaccgattttgacgaaatttggtacagagatagcttgcatcctggggaaggacataggctactttttatcccggataattaacgagttcccacaggatttttaaaaacctatatccaagcggacgaagtagcgggcatcagctagtaataaataaaggtGACGTAAAACTTCTAGTTCGCTCTGAAGTTGCAACGACCGCTTGTTTGCACCTGTGCAGcacaaagtacctacttttgtttggaaaatcaaataagaaaaaattaagAAGTACTTTTTAATACTTTTGCCAGCGTTGCAActtcagagtgaactagaagtTTAGCGCGATACTGAAAAGTAATACAAgcgtacaataaaattatatacttagtgGAATGTACCaatcaacaaaacaaaaaatacatttaatattaaattaaatgcaAGCTTAcattttgttaataataatcTCAAATACACACTGAAGAAAAAAGTACTTTGGGAATATTTTAGTATAACAAAGAAAAATGTTGcaaaatacatacttaattttttactttaagttTAGTACCTgtgtaaaatatgtattttacaCTCACCAAACTTCAAAATTTGAAAATGAAATCGCATTTGGATTTTGGAATCTTCTAACCGAATCACTATAATAGCACCAATTATTTCACCAAATccagaacagaatagaatagaagaagTTATAGGTATACACGGTTTCACTGTGACGACTCGTGAGGCATGGCGCGGGTTGCGAGAGGATGACAGTTGacgtaaaaaccggtcaagtgtgactCTGACTCAcatacaaagggttccgtatcatcgtactagaaataaccttttttttaaaatttaacacaAATTCATAGGTATCGgattttttccctttacttgtgctataagacattgctacctacctgtcaaatttatgatcctaggtcaacggcaaataccctataaataatataagttttgattcccttgacggattttgacagacacagAAAATGATTTGATCCTATAAATGCTCTGTTTTCTCTGGAGATAAGGAACCTTAAAAAATCAAGGAAATCAATGCTACCCTCCCGCAACCCGCTGCCTTCCCTCTCAGTCAAGCGGTACATGAGTAAaacaagttaaaataacaataacagACTAACTTGTTCTTAATCATATAGTATTTCTatcaaataaaagcttaaaaaatATTCGATTCTACTGAGATATATTTAAAACCCAACTTTCTGTACTAATTCGGTTGTACATAATTTGTAAACAATATTCACAGGACAAATAATAGTTCAATCTTTACTATAGCGCAACTTTTAGGcctgtcaatttaatttagtttagtgatttGTGTGCAGCCAAATTAGAAccattaggtatagtacgcgacaggtcgagatgctagtcggggtatgagggacacacacacacacacgctccACATAACaaatcccgcaccgggttagcgcgggagctgtgcagGGCATCCCAAActggattgccatctcgtcctgtcgcgcactatatgAAATAGTGACTTAAAAAGTTTATGAGTTTTGcaaaatttctgaaaataataACTATAGGCAACATAGTGACTGTCGGTTTCACAAGTTTTTCATGAGAAACGGATCTCTagtcaaatgtttatgaagaAATCTTCATTTATAGTACCAACATAATATAGTTGAATTTATTGGGATGGATAAGAGTATTACGTTGAAAAACTAAAGAAATCTTTAAAGAGGCGACGGTATAACATACATTTATATCTAGTATTTAAAGATCACACAGCATCCAAATGGCATACAATAACGACAGACATTAAGATAAAAACTCAACACTGGACTGCGATACCAAAGGATAACAGCGAAAACATACAAACAATTGAAAACGTAAGTATAATCTATTTTTTCATAGCTGACTTATGTGGTAAacaaatcttaaatatataaaaggaaaaggtgactgactgacctatcaacgcacagctcaaactcctggactgatcgggctgaaatttggcatgcagatagctgttatgacgtaggtatccgctaagacaggatttttgaaaattcaacctctaaggcggtgaaataggggtttgaaatttgtgtagcccaagtggacaaagtcgcgagcataagccagtggCATAATATAACTCCTCGGACAAATGTGTAAGTGATGCGCATTATCAAGACGTTCCAGTTTATT
This genomic stretch from Maniola hyperantus chromosome 18, iAphHyp1.2, whole genome shotgun sequence harbors:
- the mr gene encoding anaphase-promoting complex subunit 2 — its product is MATKRDELKVYWNKINYAYPILNDALFTDCSDAEYEEIQQIIVGLGVQIKIRDLILVHTEKYMRQHVAPTFWSKFTKTDEEVKGFQLFKTAVNDLYEAMSSFKPMMTRLTILNKSCCDNKPMYGERDVMSGFKQLLRATLLSQLPLDFQVIINHFYKVSFNVFDNAEYQNSDMGEDVMCSGCWNEYSDCNCAYIVKVFHSTNSKLVELTLLERLTGQVLTNFIQQRIELHILKLCTGTFDVSHIGFLENWLDTTIMSWLTRIYCAGSSKAPSVDKNILQAVAKFKQKLSYYLYHNYTKLRIDQLFNIIIEYPDSQPAVDDIKLCLDKTDLRATLCKKLQNALETRLLHPGVNTPDILTAYISAIRALRHLDPSGVILETVTKPVRNYLRNREDTVRSVVSSLTEEGAGSELAEELAKFAAETDDDHEKEEDWDNWVPDPKDADPKVNGTDRKANDIISMLVNVYGSKELFVNEYRTLLADRLLAQSVINTEKEIRYLELLKLRFGESQLHFCEVMLKDVSDSKRINALIQQDSNFESLNNKFASNAMILSAQFWPPFKDESLELPDEIKQHFDAYTKSYEALKGNRTLNWKPHLGNVNIEIEIGEKKLDLTVSPFNATLIMHFQTKPEWSLEELHQIMKVPITILRRKITYWQSLGIISEKSTDNYVLIEGSDGNKSSCATNQVQDMICEDEESESVMASAHDQREGELQVFWSYIVGMLTNLDSLPLERIHQMLKMFASQAPGTECSLQELRQFLDTKVRTHQLVLQAGMYKLPKT